CCCGAAGGGCGCAAGGGAACCGAAGCGGGCCGAGGAGAGCACCACGGCCAGCAGCCCCGCGGCGGCCGGCCCGGCGAGTCGCAGCCGCACCACAGCTCGTCCCCGGGCGTCACGTTACCATAGGCGGGGCGGTGGTGCTGTCGATGAACACTCTCAATAGAGCGAGAGATTGCACAGACAGGGCAGGGGTATCTACAGGCGGCCGCCGCGGTAGGGCCGGTTCTCCTTCAGCCGGCGGGCAAGCTCCAAGAGCCAGTCCAGCCGGGATTTCATCGCCCCGTACTCGCTGTCGCTGCGGTACCGGAACCGTACCGCGATACGCCGGACGCCGCCGAGATCTTCATCGATGACCCGGAATTCGCGGTACTGCCTCAGAAGCCTGGCGAGCCGCTCCGCCACCGCGAAATCGTCGATGCCCGGCCCGGCGTGCGTCGAAATGAACTCGTACGAGACCGAGAATTCCCCGCCTTCGGCCGGGCGCGCCCCGATCGCGCCGCGGGCCCTCAGTTCGTCGATGTGATCGTTGAGCACGTCGCAGGCCCTCAGGAGCACGTCGAGGCCCTCGGGGTCGTCGGGGGCCTCCGGCAGGCCCGGCTCCCCGCCGGCCCGCTCGTCTGCGGCGCCCATCGACCGCATCATCCACTCGTCGCTGAGTTCGAAGCGGCCGGAGTCCGGCTGGAACTGGAACGGGCTTTCCCGGCAGCGTTCCAGAGCTGCCTGCAGGGATCGCATCTCCCCGCTTGACAGCGCACGCGCCAGGATCTCCCGCCACGCATCCTCCAGGAGGTTGTGCCCGTTCACTGGCTGTGGACCCCTTCCCTACGGCCGTTGACGCTCACCGCCGCCGGAAGGGCCGTGGCCGGCAGCGCGAAGGTGAAGGCCGCGCCGCCCTCCGGCCGGTTTGCCGCCCAAACCCGGCCACCGTGAGCCTCCACCACCGATTTCACGATGGCAAGCCCGATTCCAGAACCGCCCGTCTGGCGGCTGCGGCTCATGTCCGCCCGGTAAAAGTGGTCGAACACGAACGGCAGGCTCTTTTCCGGTATGCCCGGGCCGTTGTCCTCCACCGTGACCAACACTTCCGGCCGCGACGTCCCGCCCGGGTAGACTCGCACCCGCACCCACCCGTCGTGCGGCGGGATGTGGCGCACGGCGTTGCTCAGCAAGTTGGCCAGCACCTGGCCGATCCGGTCGGTGTCCACTTGCACCGCCGGGGTCGGCCGGGTCTCCACCACGAGCCGGGCACCGAGCTCCTCAAAGCGGGGCCGCCACAGGTCGGCCGCCTGCTCCACCAGCTCGTCGAGCCTCGCCAGCCGGCGGTGCAGGCTCAGCTCCCCCGCCTCCGCCAAGGCCAGGTCCCTCAGATCGTTGACCAGACGGACCAGCGTGCCGACCTGCGTGTGGAGGGCCGCGATGCGTTCGGGACGCGGCGTCGTAACGCCGTCCAGCATCGACTCCAGGTTCGCCTGGACCACCGCCAGGGGCGTGTTGAGCTCGTGCGCGATGTCCGCCAGGAGCTGGCGGCGCTGCTGCTCTTTGCGGGCCAGAGCCCGCTCCATGGTGGTGAACGCGTCGTCCAGGTGGTCGACCTCGTCGCCCCGCGCCGGCGGCGCCCAATGGGCCGCTTCGGCAAGGGCCAGCGCCCTGGCCGAGAGGCGGCGCAGGCGCCGGGTGAAGCTCGAAGCCATCAGCGCGCCGAGCCCTGCCCCGGCCACCACCACCCCCACGCCGACGCGCCAGAGCACCGCCTCCACGCCCTCAAGGAAGCGGTGCTCCCGCACCCCCATCATGAGGCGCATGGCCTCGGCCCACCGGGGACCCATCATGCGGCGCATCATCCAGCCGTAGCCCTCGGCCACTTGGTCTTCCGGGCGGATTCGCTCCGGCGCCACTTCCTGGGGCAGCGGCGGCTGCAGGGCCTGCCCGCCCGGTAGCCCCTCCCGGGTGGAGGTGCCGGGCTCCGCCGAGCGAACCCATCCCCGCACCCCTACCAGATACCGGCCGAACTCCGCCCGCACCGCCCACTGGGCGACCAACCCCACCGCGGCCACCGACATGACGGCGACCAGCGCGAACCCGGCGGCCATCTTGACGGCTATCCGGTTCATGACAAAACGCCCCGCGTTCCGCTTACGAGCTTGTACCCGACCCCGTAAACCGTGGCGATGAAGCGCGGCTGGCGGGGGTCGTCGTCCAGCTTCTGGCGCAGGTTCTTGATGTGCGCGTCGATGGTGCGTTCATAACCTTCGAAAGCGTAGCCTTGCACCCGCTCGACGAGTTGCAGGCGCGTGAACACCCGTCCCGGGTGCGCGGCGAGCGTGGCCAGGATCTTGAACTCGGTGGGAGTCAGGCCCAGCTCTCGCCCGTTGGCAAACGCCTGGTGGCGCGCCACGTCCACCACAAGCGCCCCCACCCGGTAAACTTCGTCGCTCTCCCGCCCGGCGCGGCCAGCCGCCGGCGAGCCGGCGGAGGCCACGGGCGCCCGCCGCTGGGTGCGCCGCAGCACGGCGCGGATTCGCGCCACCACCTCACGAGGGCTGAACGGCTTGGTGATGTAGTCGTCGGCGCCGAGTTCCAGGCCGACCACCCGGTCCACCTCGTCGCCTCGGGCGGTCAGCATGATGATGGGGACATCCGACCCTGCGCGAATCTGCCGGCACACCTCCCGGCCATCCACGCCCGGCAGCATCAGGTCGAGCAGGATCAGGTCGATGTGCTGGGTCTGGACGGCCTCGAGCGCGGCAAGCCCGTCGGGGGCCGTTACGACCGTGAAGCCTTCCGCCTCGAGGTACGCCTTGACCACCTCGACGATCTCCGGCTCGTCCTCTACCACCAGGACGGTGCCTTGCGGCGCCGTCTCTACGGCCAACGCCTTCCACCTCACTTATCCGCCACCTCTAGGTTCATCCTTCGGGAAGGGGGTCGTCAAGGCGAGATGGAATGGAGAGGCGACTCAGGACGGAGAGGCAGGCCACACCAACAACCGTGCGCATTCTGGTCACCGGCGGTGCCGGTTACGTGGGAAGCCACGCCGTGATCGATCTGGTCGAGGCCGGTCACGACGTGACGGTCGTGGACAATCTCAGCACGGGGCACGCGGACGCCGTCTGCGGCGCGCGCCTGGCGGTGGGGGACATCACGGAAAAGGAGAGCCTGGAGGCGATCGTGGCCCGGCACGGGCCGTTCGAGGCCGCCATGCACTTCGCCGCCCTCACTCAGGTCGGCGAATCGATGCAGCACCCTGCCCGCTACTTTCGCGTCAATGTCGCCGGCACCCTAAACCTCCTGGAAGCGCTGGTTCGAAATGGCACGCGTTCCTTCGTTTTCTCCTCCTCGGCAGCGGTCTACGGCGAGCCGGTCCGCATTCCCATCCCGGAGGACCATCCGCTGAACCCCCGCAATCCCTACGGCGAAAGCAAGCGCATGGTGGAGGCCATGCTCACCTGGTTTCAACGCGCCCATGGCGTGCGCTGGGTGAGCCTTCGGTATTTCAACGCCGCGGGGGCCGATCCCGCCGGCCGCACGGGCGAGCGCCACGACCCCGAGACGCACCTCATCCCGGCCGTGCTGCTGGCCGCAGCAGGCCGTCGCAGCGCCGTCGAGGTGTTCGGCACGGACTGGCCCACGCCGGACGGCACGTGCATCCGGGACTTCATCCACGTGAGCGACCTGGCGCAGGCCCACCGCCTCGCCCTCGAGTACCTGGCTGGCGGCGGCGAGAGCGCCGCGTTCAACCTGGGGAGCGGGCACGGCTGGTCGGTGCGAGAGGTTCTCGAGACTTGCCGGCGCGTGACGGGGCGAGATTTCGAAGTAAGAAGCGCCCCCCGCCGGCCGGGCGATCCGGCGGTGCTGGTAGCGTCGAGCGCCCGCGCCCGGGAGGTGCTGGGCTGGCGGCCCCGTTTCGTGACGCTCGACGAGATGGTGCAAACCGCCTGGGAATGGCACCGGAGGGGCTATTGACAGGGGGATCGGCCACCCTTAGAATCAAGCCAGCCTGAGGGGCCATAGCGAGCCCGGCCCGTGCGGGACCTGTCTCGCCCAACCGTATCAGGTG
This portion of the Bacillota bacterium genome encodes:
- a CDS encoding response regulator transcription factor, with protein sequence MAVETAPQGTVLVVEDEPEIVEVVKAYLEAEGFTVVTAPDGLAALEAVQTQHIDLILLDLMLPGVDGREVCRQIRAGSDVPIIMLTARGDEVDRVVGLELGADDYITKPFSPREVVARIRAVLRRTQRRAPVASAGSPAAGRAGRESDEVYRVGALVVDVARHQAFANGRELGLTPTEFKILATLAAHPGRVFTRLQLVERVQGYAFEGYERTIDAHIKNLRQKLDDDPRQPRFIATVYGVGYKLVSGTRGVLS
- the galE gene encoding UDP-glucose 4-epimerase GalE, producing MRILVTGGAGYVGSHAVIDLVEAGHDVTVVDNLSTGHADAVCGARLAVGDITEKESLEAIVARHGPFEAAMHFAALTQVGESMQHPARYFRVNVAGTLNLLEALVRNGTRSFVFSSSAAVYGEPVRIPIPEDHPLNPRNPYGESKRMVEAMLTWFQRAHGVRWVSLRYFNAAGADPAGRTGERHDPETHLIPAVLLAAAGRRSAVEVFGTDWPTPDGTCIRDFIHVSDLAQAHRLALEYLAGGGESAAFNLGSGHGWSVREVLETCRRVTGRDFEVRSAPRRPGDPAVLVASSARAREVLGWRPRFVTLDEMVQTAWEWHRRGY
- a CDS encoding HAMP domain-containing sensor histidine kinase, whose translation is MNRIAVKMAAGFALVAVMSVAAVGLVAQWAVRAEFGRYLVGVRGWVRSAEPGTSTREGLPGGQALQPPLPQEVAPERIRPEDQVAEGYGWMMRRMMGPRWAEAMRLMMGVREHRFLEGVEAVLWRVGVGVVVAGAGLGALMASSFTRRLRRLSARALALAEAAHWAPPARGDEVDHLDDAFTTMERALARKEQQRRQLLADIAHELNTPLAVVQANLESMLDGVTTPRPERIAALHTQVGTLVRLVNDLRDLALAEAGELSLHRRLARLDELVEQAADLWRPRFEELGARLVVETRPTPAVQVDTDRIGQVLANLLSNAVRHIPPHDGWVRVRVYPGGTSRPEVLVTVEDNGPGIPEKSLPFVFDHFYRADMSRSRQTGGSGIGLAIVKSVVEAHGGRVWAANRPEGGAAFTFALPATALPAAVSVNGRREGVHSQ